One segment of Vibrio gazogenes DNA contains the following:
- a CDS encoding biosynthesis protein PigD, with amino-acid sequence MIGQATNASGALYEQFWQATHKEQSQMKLDTITVGVIVVTQDPAFFQTGLSVLNDIRDYSFNQVHIQSDLPLQLLDLSYDELYLETRGKAIHFLKDQKKAINIQVIQCSSLAEATGKIVYSHALEEQSAFQVGMLFYDQASLGQSDDHIEKIDRDLDAFYCAMQKTGIPAFYTTFSTVTFIRSLRSPCRYLPQQYREIVRSQDPQVFQTELLCLWMDFFEMNYANRRVKPEGAAVLHNTLADQLIRFFEDVTPDRWLFSYYTGSIVSNLIGYLDKHAQAHGALTLRGPNEHAIACGAIANWQLYRMPFLGVVTSGMMDEFKGTLANLRETAAKGILVVAENRNNQWYSFQGTLTPTEDMREVLQARRIPYVYIHDVSQMTEGLTEVFRLYHLNQGPVVILATQNVLESSLPLEHVISDVSSLPIQSSDDSFISGEAFEQAMQLINAGPEKLIWQLGPVTDDEYALIHEIADEAGIALVDSLAHPGTAPKYYQGQLNPHYLGTLAIYGYSPRVYNFMHTKDKINPLHEQSLFMIKSRVAQITTPFSDGRLENKVHLVQLTHDERHLSPYANIHLHMDCLPFLKAVKANLNVSDSLREKRQALIRTYLDSPSDVVSRLPTLPMSPNYFFSQLNRVIEDLIATQSYDYTGIYDVGRCGISAVRNVARTRRGFSGWYGRALMGDALMATTYLAHTSPTHVIAFIGDGAKGIVPDILPAFIDNILTHPESLNKSITVFYLCNGGLSVINTYQERILFNRTSRQMRLMNLDQPAFEQSINDFQIKNQTLTHFDETVIRDALTSPKRLNLFSVVLGHNNEGDGISLATAKGWQRDPCDKETLQQRTAAASPSEPASQSFDHIQAKEVTS; translated from the coding sequence ATGATAGGACAAGCAACAAACGCTTCCGGCGCCTTATATGAGCAGTTTTGGCAAGCGACTCACAAAGAGCAGTCTCAAATGAAACTGGATACAATTACTGTCGGTGTCATTGTCGTAACTCAAGATCCCGCCTTTTTTCAGACTGGTCTGAGTGTATTGAATGACATCCGGGACTATTCATTTAATCAGGTCCATATCCAGTCAGACCTACCTTTGCAACTCCTCGACTTATCTTATGATGAGCTCTATCTGGAGACACGAGGCAAAGCCATTCATTTTCTCAAAGATCAGAAAAAAGCCATCAACATTCAGGTCATCCAGTGCAGCAGTCTCGCAGAAGCCACCGGTAAGATCGTCTACTCCCACGCGTTGGAAGAGCAATCGGCATTTCAAGTGGGCATGCTGTTTTACGATCAAGCCTCTTTAGGGCAAAGCGATGATCACATCGAGAAAATCGATCGCGATCTGGATGCATTCTATTGCGCGATGCAAAAAACGGGGATTCCGGCGTTTTATACCACGTTTTCTACGGTGACATTCATTCGTAGTCTGCGCTCCCCTTGTCGTTATTTACCGCAGCAATACCGAGAAATCGTTCGCTCTCAAGATCCTCAGGTTTTTCAAACCGAACTCCTCTGTCTGTGGATGGATTTTTTTGAAATGAACTACGCCAACCGACGGGTTAAACCTGAAGGTGCCGCGGTGCTACATAATACATTGGCCGATCAACTGATCCGTTTTTTTGAAGATGTAACGCCAGATCGGTGGCTATTCTCTTATTATACCGGTTCTATCGTCTCCAATCTTATTGGCTATCTGGATAAACATGCCCAAGCGCATGGTGCTTTAACACTACGCGGTCCGAATGAACATGCCATTGCCTGTGGTGCGATCGCAAACTGGCAGCTCTATCGAATGCCGTTTCTCGGGGTTGTCACGTCCGGCATGATGGATGAGTTCAAAGGAACCTTAGCCAACCTGCGTGAAACCGCAGCCAAAGGGATTTTGGTGGTTGCAGAAAACCGCAATAACCAGTGGTACAGTTTTCAGGGAACGCTAACGCCGACAGAAGACATGCGGGAAGTCCTACAAGCCCGACGGATCCCATATGTCTACATTCACGATGTCAGTCAGATGACCGAAGGACTGACCGAAGTCTTTCGGTTGTATCATCTCAATCAAGGGCCGGTAGTGATTCTCGCCACTCAGAATGTATTGGAATCCAGCCTGCCCTTAGAACATGTGATCAGTGATGTGTCTTCTCTACCGATTCAATCCTCGGATGATTCATTCATTTCGGGTGAAGCATTTGAACAGGCCATGCAACTTATCAATGCAGGTCCGGAAAAACTCATTTGGCAGCTTGGCCCCGTCACTGATGATGAATACGCCCTGATCCATGAAATCGCTGACGAAGCTGGTATCGCGCTGGTTGATTCATTAGCACACCCCGGTACGGCACCGAAATATTATCAAGGCCAATTGAATCCTCACTATCTCGGTACATTGGCGATTTACGGTTATAGCCCACGCGTCTATAACTTTATGCATACCAAAGACAAGATCAATCCACTCCACGAGCAGAGCCTGTTCATGATCAAAAGCCGCGTGGCTCAGATCACCACGCCCTTCTCCGATGGCCGGTTAGAAAATAAGGTGCATCTTGTTCAATTAACCCATGATGAACGTCATTTATCACCTTATGCCAATATCCATCTCCATATGGATTGTTTGCCATTCCTCAAGGCAGTGAAAGCCAACCTCAATGTCAGTGATAGCCTGCGGGAAAAACGTCAGGCGCTGATCCGTACTTATCTGGACTCCCCTTCAGATGTGGTCAGTCGTTTACCGACACTACCGATGTCACCGAACTACTTCTTCTCGCAACTCAATCGAGTGATTGAAGATTTAATTGCAACGCAGTCATATGACTATACCGGCATTTATGATGTTGGCCGCTGCGGAATTTCTGCGGTCAGAAATGTCGCCAGAACCCGCCGCGGTTTTTCTGGCTGGTACGGCCGGGCCCTGATGGGAGATGCCTTAATGGCAACAACTTATCTGGCGCACACCAGTCCGACACATGTCATTGCATTTATCGGTGACGGAGCAAAAGGGATTGTGCCTGACATATTACCGGCATTTATCGACAACATTCTCACCCATCCGGAGTCACTGAATAAAAGCATTACGGTGTTCTATTTATGCAACGGTGGGTTATCCGTCATTAATACCTATCAGGAACGGATTCTCTTTAACCGGACATCCCGACAGATGCGTCTGATGAACCTCGATCAACCGGCGTTTGAACAGAGCATCAATGACTTTCAGATCAAAAATCAAACGCTGACGCATTTTGATGAAACCGTCATCCGGGATGCGCTGACGAGTCCGAAGCGGCTTAACTTATTTTCCGTGGTTCTCGGACACAACAATGAAGGGGATGGTATTTCACTGGCAACCGCCAAAGGCTGGCAGCGCGATCCCTGCGATAAAGAAACCTTACAACAACGTACAGCGGCTGCTAGTCCATCAGAGCCTGCCAGCCAATCATTCGACCATATTCAAGCAAAGGAAGTCACATCATGA
- a CDS encoding aminotransferase class III-fold pyridoxal phosphate-dependent enzyme, translating to MKFGFIAHPTSVGLKRYVKMLDLLQRSSNELHSGYSRELWHKENLVPFMNFARITSATGATCEGIIRYMPLVADEMLAEPRVIAQRVLQGIEELVNEGAELVGLGGFTSIVGRRGEATAEKSPVPVTSGNSLTTYAGYRALRQITEWLDINPEKEPIAIVGYPGSICLALSRLLLAEGYSLYLLHRASHKDQAELLSHLPEQYHHRVTLTGDPETLYRSCRLFAGATSSGGIIETARLQPGSIFIDIALPRDVDTEVRPQRDDILIIDGGCVTATDAVKLGGESLNVTIKQQLNGCMAETIVLALEGRREKFSLGRYLPPEKVLEIGEIAEKHGFYAYPLASFGERLERQQVTNLKRYYHHDIYDNNTESASAQLAFIDGLLSQDAELEDTLDRYRQYVNPMMVDFLRLQHCDNVFQRASGTTLWTADGTSYLDMVAGYGCLSLGHNPQPLVNALKDYLDAQGPNFIQYISIPEQTAKLAELLCYLSPGNMGRVFFSNSGTEAVEAAIKIAKASTGKPGIAYINNSYHGKTLGALSLTGRDKHRRYFQPLLESMVEVPFADPEALEAAIRRDDVGALILEPIQGEGGVHLFPEGYLQRAQQLCRETGTLLMVDEVQTGLARTGKLFACEWDNLEPDVMILSKSLSGGLVPIGATLCRADIWQQAYGTADRFLVHSSTFGGGNVASVVALNALRELVAQDLPARANRSGQYLKQALEEIAAQYPFIKEIRGRGLMLGIQFEQSFAGAVAASAREFATRLPGDWHTMWKFLPDPVREHLQIAMTRMEQSLGEMFCMKFVTKLCLDHNILTFITANSSTVIRIQPPLIIEQEEMERFVTAFADVCEELSTFMD from the coding sequence ATGAAGTTCGGGTTCATTGCTCATCCAACATCTGTTGGTTTAAAACGTTATGTCAAAATGCTGGATCTGCTTCAGCGTAGTTCGAATGAACTCCACAGTGGTTACAGCCGAGAGTTATGGCATAAAGAAAACCTCGTGCCATTTATGAACTTTGCCCGGATCACATCAGCAACCGGGGCAACTTGTGAAGGGATTATTCGTTATATGCCGTTGGTTGCCGACGAAATGTTGGCGGAACCGCGTGTCATCGCACAACGGGTACTTCAGGGAATAGAAGAGCTTGTTAACGAGGGGGCTGAGCTGGTCGGTCTGGGCGGATTCACTTCGATTGTCGGACGACGCGGAGAAGCCACCGCTGAAAAATCACCGGTGCCGGTGACATCAGGAAATTCACTGACAACGTACGCGGGTTACCGTGCGCTTCGCCAGATTACAGAATGGCTGGATATCAATCCGGAAAAAGAACCGATTGCCATTGTCGGTTATCCCGGCTCGATCTGTCTGGCTTTGAGTCGGCTCTTGTTAGCAGAAGGTTATTCGCTTTATCTGCTGCATCGCGCCAGTCATAAAGATCAGGCTGAACTGCTCAGCCACTTGCCGGAACAGTACCACCACCGCGTCACATTAACCGGAGACCCGGAGACACTTTACCGGTCATGCCGTTTGTTTGCGGGAGCAACCTCTTCCGGTGGCATTATCGAAACCGCACGTCTGCAACCCGGTTCAATCTTTATTGATATTGCACTCCCCCGGGATGTCGATACCGAAGTTCGCCCTCAGCGAGATGACATTCTGATCATCGACGGTGGTTGTGTCACCGCGACCGATGCCGTCAAACTCGGTGGTGAGTCGTTGAACGTCACGATCAAGCAGCAATTAAATGGCTGTATGGCCGAAACCATTGTCTTGGCTTTGGAAGGCCGTCGTGAAAAATTCTCGTTAGGTCGCTATCTGCCACCGGAGAAAGTACTTGAGATCGGTGAAATTGCAGAAAAACACGGCTTCTACGCCTACCCGCTCGCTTCTTTCGGAGAACGACTCGAACGCCAGCAGGTCACCAACCTCAAACGCTATTATCACCATGATATTTACGATAACAACACTGAAAGCGCCTCGGCGCAGTTAGCCTTCATTGATGGTCTGCTCAGTCAGGATGCTGAACTCGAAGACACTCTGGATCGTTACCGTCAGTATGTGAATCCAATGATGGTTGATTTTCTCCGTCTACAACATTGCGACAATGTGTTCCAACGCGCATCCGGGACAACATTATGGACGGCAGACGGAACCTCATATCTGGATATGGTTGCGGGATATGGCTGTCTGAGTCTCGGTCACAACCCCCAACCACTGGTGAATGCATTGAAAGATTACCTCGATGCACAAGGCCCCAACTTCATTCAATATATTTCGATCCCGGAACAGACGGCAAAACTCGCTGAACTGCTGTGTTACCTCTCCCCCGGAAACATGGGGCGGGTCTTTTTCAGTAACTCAGGCACCGAAGCTGTTGAAGCGGCGATCAAAATTGCGAAAGCATCTACGGGCAAACCGGGTATTGCGTATATCAACAACAGTTATCACGGCAAAACACTCGGTGCGCTCTCACTCACCGGTCGCGATAAACACCGTCGTTATTTCCAGCCACTGTTAGAAAGCATGGTGGAAGTGCCCTTCGCTGATCCGGAAGCATTAGAAGCCGCGATCCGACGTGATGATGTCGGTGCGCTGATCCTTGAACCCATTCAGGGAGAAGGCGGCGTACACCTCTTCCCCGAAGGTTATCTGCAACGCGCCCAGCAGTTATGTCGGGAAACCGGAACACTGTTGATGGTGGATGAAGTTCAGACCGGGCTCGCCCGCACCGGGAAACTGTTCGCCTGTGAATGGGACAACCTAGAACCGGATGTCATGATTCTGTCGAAATCGCTGTCCGGCGGGCTGGTTCCGATTGGGGCAACCTTGTGTCGTGCTGACATCTGGCAGCAAGCCTATGGTACGGCGGATCGTTTTCTGGTTCACAGTTCAACATTCGGTGGCGGTAACGTTGCTTCGGTCGTTGCCCTGAATGCATTGCGCGAATTGGTCGCCCAAGATCTGCCGGCCCGTGCGAACCGCTCGGGACAATATCTCAAGCAGGCGCTGGAAGAGATAGCCGCACAATATCCGTTTATCAAAGAAATTCGCGGGCGTGGACTCATGCTGGGAATCCAGTTCGAGCAATCTTTTGCCGGTGCTGTTGCGGCATCAGCGCGTGAGTTTGCGACACGCCTACCCGGTGACTGGCACACCATGTGGAAGTTCTTACCGGATCCGGTCCGTGAACATCTCCAGATTGCCATGACGCGTATGGAGCAATCACTGGGTGAAATGTTCTGTATGAAGTTTGTCACCAAGTTATGTCTGGATCACAACATTCTGACATTTATCACCGCGAACAGCTCAACCGTGATTCGTATTCAACCGCCGTTGATTATTGAACAGGAAGAGATGGAACGGTTTGTGACTGCGTTTGCTGATGTCTGTGAAGAACTCTCGACATTTATGGACTGA
- a CDS encoding methyltransferase, with the protein MTLTKQDAVNQMMGFFQAKTLTAALDLKLFDHLHNQDLSAQTVADKLNSPLRSVEQMLIALRAMGYLEKQGEYYHLPQEHASFLVSSEPMWLGWLGRHIDTFLYPLWGELKTAVASDTNQRQTVFGDNRSWFDILYQNPDDVTDFQEFLGKFAAPFIEGFIQDYDFTQHDSFLDIGSGIGTLPIAVAGVNSDIHLTICELPQACAFLRDRLAVQGYGDRINVIEGDVISGNLSLQDHDLIHLGWMLHDYAPEIQLTILKNIYEAMPAGGRFMASETPLNDEKSGPEFTALLSLNMLVSTDGGIESSTEEYLERFRAVGFENVRIIELSGPRALICGDKPQSTNL; encoded by the coding sequence ATGACACTAACGAAACAAGACGCTGTGAATCAAATGATGGGCTTTTTTCAGGCGAAGACACTGACAGCGGCATTAGATTTAAAACTATTCGACCATTTACACAACCAAGATTTAAGCGCTCAGACGGTTGCCGACAAACTCAATAGTCCGCTGCGCTCCGTAGAGCAAATGCTGATCGCACTTCGCGCAATGGGCTATTTGGAAAAACAGGGCGAGTACTACCACTTGCCACAGGAACACGCCTCCTTTTTGGTCAGTAGTGAGCCGATGTGGCTGGGATGGTTAGGCCGTCATATCGACACATTCTTGTATCCATTATGGGGTGAGCTGAAAACTGCCGTTGCCAGTGACACCAATCAACGTCAAACCGTATTCGGGGATAACCGGAGCTGGTTCGATATTCTTTACCAAAATCCGGATGATGTAACCGATTTTCAAGAGTTCCTGGGGAAATTCGCAGCTCCGTTCATTGAAGGGTTTATTCAAGATTACGATTTCACTCAGCATGATTCGTTCTTGGATATCGGTAGTGGTATCGGCACTCTGCCAATTGCCGTTGCCGGGGTCAATTCCGACATTCATCTGACGATTTGCGAGCTGCCTCAAGCGTGTGCATTTCTGCGTGATCGATTAGCCGTTCAAGGCTATGGCGACAGAATCAATGTCATTGAAGGTGACGTAATTTCGGGAAATCTTTCGTTACAGGATCACGATCTGATTCATTTGGGCTGGATGCTACATGATTATGCCCCGGAAATTCAGCTGACTATTTTGAAAAACATTTATGAAGCCATGCCGGCTGGCGGACGCTTCATGGCATCTGAAACACCGTTGAATGATGAGAAATCCGGCCCTGAATTTACGGCCCTGCTCTCACTCAACATGCTGGTTTCAACCGATGGTGGCATAGAAAGTAGTACCGAGGAATATCTGGAACGCTTCCGAGCGGTCGGATTTGAAAATGTTCGGATTATCGAACTGTCCGGTCCACGGGCACTCATCTGCGGCGATAAGCCTCAATCAACCAATCTGTAA
- a CDS encoding acyl carrier protein — protein MMLTNQLIQHIAQQFLDGDTDGLEHDTPLFELNIVDSAAIFDLVDFLKNEAQVEIKMQDIYPENFASVAAMVSLVERLKGSQTEGEQA, from the coding sequence ATGATGTTAACGAACCAATTAATCCAGCATATCGCCCAGCAGTTTCTTGACGGAGACACGGATGGTTTAGAGCACGACACCCCATTATTTGAGCTGAATATCGTTGACTCCGCTGCAATTTTTGATCTGGTCGATTTTTTAAAGAATGAGGCTCAGGTTGAGATCAAAATGCAGGATATTTATCCGGAAAACTTTGCATCTGTTGCCGCGATGGTTTCGCTGGTTGAACGGCTGAAAGGGAGTCAAACTGAAGGAGAACAAGCATGA
- a CDS encoding aminotransferase class I/II-fold pyridoxal phosphate-dependent enzyme, with amino-acid sequence MTEHNQAASDALQQFILQTFSEITEYPVDALSVSSHLENDLGIDSIALADIATTLTKQLQLAAPLATDKVETIADIMSAIQLTTYQLPSATSAVPPVSESHWLDDMICQVFANNSGYPAESLNMNAQIENDLGIDSINVLSIQSELLTMLGLDPKLTLPKVDTLAAMKTALIAQLPQNGEGYQPPVIAKTEAATPSEEDPYAHLAMSSEADRKQVGDPRTMRDFVGIQHPDLFHKAREFRKFYHEKRDNQLYWYGMPLETPCKNRAVIFDETTGKSREFLMFGSNSYLGLSSHPEVIQAIQDAAGLYGATNTGCRIIAGSNMLHLELERKLAKLKGRDDCIVYPSGYSANLGCISALTSKHDLVFTDSINHMSIQDGCKLAGAQRKIYDHSLTSLEKSLAKYADHPGGKLIVTDGVFSMHGDIVDLPRLVKLAERYGAKVLVDDAHSTGVLGKTGSGTSEHFNMKGQVDLELGTMSKSLSGLGGYVCADGDVVEYLRFYSNSYVFAATIPAHVAAGVIASIDIMLREPERLTRLWDNIYYFRTRLLNAGFDLENSDSAIIPVVVGDDAKTLLFGRAVRKRGMYCQTVVFPGVSVGDARLRISVTSEHTRQDLDEAYQILVDSALEVGVPVADTARVREKVAIAEA; translated from the coding sequence ATGACAGAACATAACCAAGCAGCATCTGATGCGCTACAGCAATTCATTCTGCAAACATTTTCCGAAATCACCGAGTATCCGGTCGATGCATTATCAGTAAGCAGCCATCTGGAAAATGATTTAGGCATTGATTCAATTGCACTGGCAGATATTGCCACCACACTGACCAAGCAACTGCAGCTTGCAGCACCGCTGGCGACAGATAAGGTCGAAACCATTGCGGATATCATGTCAGCGATTCAATTGACGACCTATCAGTTACCGAGCGCTACGTCCGCGGTGCCCCCTGTGTCTGAAAGTCATTGGTTGGACGACATGATTTGTCAGGTGTTTGCTAACAATAGCGGCTACCCTGCTGAATCTCTCAATATGAATGCTCAGATTGAAAATGACTTAGGGATTGACTCGATCAATGTGCTATCGATCCAGAGTGAATTGCTGACGATGCTGGGACTCGATCCGAAACTAACCTTACCCAAAGTAGATACATTGGCTGCGATGAAAACGGCGCTTATCGCTCAGCTGCCACAAAATGGTGAAGGCTATCAACCTCCCGTGATCGCCAAAACGGAAGCCGCGACACCGAGCGAAGAAGATCCATATGCGCACCTTGCGATGTCTTCAGAGGCGGATCGTAAACAAGTCGGTGACCCGAGAACCATGCGCGATTTTGTCGGGATTCAACATCCGGATCTATTTCATAAAGCCCGTGAGTTCCGGAAGTTTTATCATGAAAAACGAGATAACCAGCTTTATTGGTATGGGATGCCACTTGAGACGCCTTGTAAGAACCGCGCAGTGATCTTTGATGAAACCACAGGGAAAAGTCGCGAATTTCTCATGTTTGGCTCAAACAGCTACCTTGGGCTATCCAGTCATCCCGAAGTCATTCAAGCGATTCAGGATGCTGCGGGGTTATACGGTGCGACCAATACCGGTTGTCGGATTATTGCCGGCAGTAACATGCTGCACTTGGAGTTGGAACGCAAGCTGGCCAAACTGAAAGGACGCGATGACTGTATCGTTTATCCATCCGGTTACTCGGCCAACCTCGGTTGTATTTCTGCCCTGACCAGTAAACATGATCTGGTGTTTACCGATTCAATTAACCATATGAGTATTCAAGATGGTTGTAAACTGGCCGGCGCACAACGCAAAATTTACGATCACTCGCTGACTAGTTTAGAAAAATCATTGGCGAAGTATGCCGATCATCCGGGCGGAAAACTGATTGTGACCGACGGTGTATTCAGTATGCACGGTGATATCGTCGACCTGCCGCGTCTGGTCAAACTGGCAGAACGGTATGGCGCCAAAGTCTTGGTTGATGATGCACACTCCACGGGTGTGTTAGGGAAAACCGGCTCCGGTACTTCTGAACACTTCAATATGAAAGGCCAAGTCGATCTCGAACTGGGGACGATGAGTAAATCGCTGTCAGGATTGGGTGGATATGTTTGTGCTGATGGTGACGTGGTCGAATATTTACGCTTCTATTCCAATTCCTATGTCTTTGCCGCCACAATCCCGGCTCATGTCGCTGCGGGGGTTATCGCTTCAATTGATATCATGCTCCGTGAACCAGAGCGTCTTACTCGTCTGTGGGATAACATTTACTATTTCCGGACGCGTCTGCTCAATGCCGGCTTTGATCTGGAAAATTCCGATTCAGCGATTATTCCGGTCGTTGTCGGTGATGATGCGAAGACGCTACTGTTTGGCCGAGCCGTCAGAAAACGCGGCATGTATTGTCAGACTGTCGTCTTCCCCGGTGTCAGTGTCGGTGATGCCCGGCTACGGATCAGTGTCACCAGTGAGCATACCCGCCAGGATCTCGATGAAGCCTATCAAATCTTGGTCGATTCAGCACTTGAGGTGGGTGTTCCTGTTGCTGATACAGCTCGAGTCCGGGAAAAAGTTGCCATCGCGGAGGCATAA
- a CDS encoding D-alanine--poly(phosphoribitol) ligase, translating into MAIPTILNRLLSHIRHAPDRSALRCGTQHWRYAQLGQRVLQIAAALQQMNVSRQGILLNLPKSPDTVAAIYAVWLTDNHYIPVDFSQPESRIERIIDIAQPALIIDQDWLDSLDHQQMPIAAIEDFQTFSHSLAAVLYTSGSTGQPKGVQLTHTMLQFFVEWAIADVTLQAEDTLANHASFAFDLSTFDLFAAASVGACVWIIRESEQKNCPALIEGIAQHQVTVWYSVPSILAMMEKSGLLNQDVTVSLRRVIFAGEAYPIAAFRQLLKHLPRHCRISNWYGPTETNVCTAYTIDRDRLSQLSHIPIGYPLSGLQGDIEDDAGQRHRIPDCIGVSGELLISGPCVTPGYLNAPESRQTALHAKQCHATGDRVEMTPDGLIYRGRIDDMVKINGYRVELGEIESALYQHPAIQQVALFVELGELSQQLVMVAVLKTPDTKLSLLAIKQFLREKLPAYMLPQKLVITEQLPMNPNGKVDRRRLSEVTPR; encoded by the coding sequence ATGGCGATACCAACGATTTTAAACCGTTTGTTATCTCATATCCGTCATGCACCGGATCGTTCAGCGCTGCGTTGTGGAACGCAGCACTGGCGCTATGCACAACTGGGTCAACGGGTGCTGCAAATTGCTGCAGCACTACAGCAGATGAATGTATCTCGTCAGGGCATTTTGCTCAATCTGCCCAAAAGCCCGGATACAGTTGCAGCGATTTATGCAGTCTGGCTGACGGACAATCACTATATTCCGGTTGATTTCAGTCAACCGGAATCGAGAATCGAGCGGATTATCGACATTGCCCAGCCTGCCCTCATCATTGATCAGGATTGGCTGGATTCACTCGATCATCAACAAATGCCGATAGCAGCTATTGAAGATTTCCAGACCTTCAGTCATTCGCTTGCGGCGGTGTTATACACCTCAGGCTCCACCGGCCAACCCAAAGGTGTTCAGCTCACTCATACGATGCTCCAATTTTTTGTCGAATGGGCTATCGCTGATGTGACATTACAAGCGGAAGATACATTGGCTAACCATGCCAGCTTTGCTTTTGATCTGAGTACGTTCGATCTGTTTGCCGCAGCCTCCGTCGGCGCTTGTGTCTGGATTATTCGAGAATCCGAACAGAAAAATTGTCCGGCTTTAATTGAAGGGATTGCACAACACCAAGTCACGGTGTGGTACAGCGTCCCGTCGATTCTGGCAATGATGGAAAAAAGCGGTCTATTGAATCAAGATGTGACAGTGTCACTAAGACGTGTCATTTTTGCCGGAGAGGCCTACCCGATTGCGGCATTTCGTCAGTTGCTTAAACATCTCCCCCGCCACTGTCGGATCAGTAATTGGTATGGCCCGACTGAAACCAATGTATGCACCGCTTATACCATTGATCGAGACCGTTTATCCCAACTGAGTCATATTCCTATTGGTTATCCGCTCTCCGGTCTTCAAGGCGACATTGAAGATGATGCCGGCCAGCGTCATCGAATCCCAGACTGTATCGGAGTCAGTGGTGAGTTATTGATTTCAGGCCCTTGTGTGACACCGGGCTATCTGAATGCTCCCGAATCGCGACAAACCGCGCTCCATGCCAAACAGTGCCATGCAACCGGAGATCGCGTGGAGATGACGCCAGATGGTCTCATCTATCGTGGTCGAATCGACGATATGGTCAAGATCAACGGCTATCGGGTTGAGTTGGGAGAAATTGAGTCGGCATTATACCAACATCCTGCGATTCAACAGGTGGCCTTGTTTGTCGAACTCGGCGAACTAAGCCAACAATTGGTCATGGTTGCGGTTTTGAAAACACCGGATACCAAATTGAGTCTGCTTGCCATCAAGCAGTTTCTCCGGGAGAAATTGCCCGCTTATATGTTGCCGCAGAAACTGGTGATCACGGAACAATTACCGATGAATCCCAACGGCAAAGTAGACCGCAGACGTTTATCGGAGGTCACGCCACGATGA